A region from the Campylobacter blaseri genome encodes:
- a CDS encoding Na+/H+ antiporter family protein, with protein sequence MLSNPVFISIVLMLVLCIFRCNVMLAILISAITAGLLGGIAPKDVIDPSFSQTLEYTISTFINGMSGNLETALSYILLGVLAAAISHTNLTTIFINKISNFITSKKMYFLVSLAIISCFSQNLIPVHIAFIPILIPPLLKVMNKMKIDRRAVACALTFGLQTPYVAIPLGFGLIFHNLIKKEMINNSIEVTLSNVSSIMWLAAIPMIIGLATALIVYRKPREYQTIEQNLEQNLDNLKMHLEEWGALAGIIVAFIIQLMYGSLPLGALLGIITMILTTSIKYKKMDETFNSGIHLMGFIAFVMLVAAGYGAILRETGGIGELVNAAATLAGGKITGAFLMLLIGLLITIGIGSSFGTIPIIAAIYCPLALELGFSVEATIFLIGVAAAIGDAGSPASDSTLGPTSGLNFDGQHNHIYDTCIPTFIFYNIPLIIFGTIFSAYIL encoded by the coding sequence GTGCTTTCAAATCCAGTTTTTATAAGCATTGTTTTAATGCTGGTTTTATGTATATTTAGATGCAATGTTATGCTTGCTATTTTAATTTCAGCTATAACTGCTGGTTTATTAGGTGGTATAGCTCCAAAAGATGTAATTGATCCTAGCTTTTCTCAAACGCTTGAATATACAATCTCAACTTTTATAAATGGCATGAGTGGAAATTTAGAAACTGCACTTTCTTATATACTTCTTGGAGTATTGGCAGCTGCAATTTCTCATACAAATTTAACAACAATTTTCATAAATAAAATTTCAAATTTTATAACCTCTAAAAAAATGTATTTTTTAGTTTCATTAGCTATAATTTCTTGTTTTTCTCAAAACTTAATCCCTGTTCATATAGCTTTTATACCTATTTTAATTCCACCACTTTTAAAAGTTATGAACAAAATGAAAATTGACCGTAGAGCTGTCGCGTGTGCTTTAACTTTTGGTCTTCAAACCCCGTATGTTGCAATTCCTTTAGGTTTTGGACTTATATTTCATAACTTAATTAAAAAAGAGATGATAAATAATAGTATTGAAGTAACTTTAAGCAATGTTTCATCAATTATGTGGTTAGCTGCCATTCCTATGATAATTGGTTTAGCTACTGCTTTGATAGTTTATAGAAAACCAAGAGAATATCAGACAATAGAACAAAATTTAGAGCAAAATTTAGATAACTTAAAAATGCATTTAGAAGAGTGGGGAGCTTTAGCTGGTATTATAGTTGCTTTTATCATTCAACTTATGTATGGTTCTCTTCCACTTGGTGCATTACTTGGAATTATCACAATGATCTTAACTACAAGTATAAAATATAAAAAAATGGATGAAACTTTTAATAGTGGAATTCATCTAATGGGTTTTATCGCTTTTGTTATGCTTGTAGCTGCTGGTTATGGAGCAATTTTAAGAGAAACAGGCGGTATAGGCGAGCTTGTAAATGCAGCAGCAACCTTGGCTGGTGGTAAAATAACTGGAGCATTTTTAATGCTTTTAATTGGTCTGTTAATAACTATTGGAATTGGAAGTAGCTTTGGAACTATTCCTATAATAGCTGCGATTTATTGCCCTTTAGCATTAGAACTTGGATTTAGCGTTGAAGCTACTATTTTTTTAATAGGTGTTGCAGCTGCCATTGGAGATGCAGGAAGTCCTGCAAGTGATAGCACACTTGGACCAACAAGTGGTCTAAATTTTGATGGACAACATAACCATATTTATGATACTTGTATTCCAACATTTATATTTTATAATATTCCATTAATTATTTTTGGAACAATTTTTTCAGCATATATATTATAA
- a CDS encoding anaerobic C4-dicarboxylate transporter, which yields MDFLINLSEGTQFAIQLAIVLVCLFYGAKKGGIALGLLGGIGLLIMVFGFNIQPGKPAISVMLTILAVVVASATLQASGGLDCMLQIAEKILRKNPKYVSILAPFVTCILTILCGTGHVCYTVLPIIYDVAIKNGIRPERPMAASSVGAQMGIIASPVSVAVVTLTAFLLVSKTQLTNFDGYLDLLKITIPSTLFGVLAIGIFSWFRGKDLDKDPVFQEKIKNPEFKKYVYGDEGNVSLLGVKLESKKWLAMWIFLGVIAVVALLGYFNELRPSFPSKSDAKIVQIVKDDTILEKIDVKNGSLTANLSSEYKEIINNGKTKTNLDYSKVVITKVEKDNSEKTITITKDGNDVIVGDKIYNDAKIVVLSSITKYKALKMTETIQLFMLLAGALIIIFTKTNANEISKNEIFRSGMIALVAVFGISWMAETMFGVHIPMIKEVLGSVVNDYPWTYAVMLLLISKFVNSQAAALTAFVPLALGIGVHPGVIVAFAPACYGYYILPTYPSDLAAIQFDRSGTTHIGKYVINHSFILPGLIGVSSSCVVGYILAGLFGYLA from the coding sequence ATGGATTTTTTAATTAATCTAAGTGAAGGTACACAGTTTGCAATTCAACTTGCAATAGTTTTAGTTTGTCTTTTTTACGGGGCAAAAAAAGGTGGTATAGCCTTAGGACTTTTAGGAGGTATAGGGCTTTTAATTATGGTTTTTGGATTTAATATCCAACCAGGAAAACCAGCAATTAGCGTTATGCTTACAATTCTAGCTGTTGTTGTTGCTAGTGCCACACTTCAAGCTAGTGGCGGTTTGGATTGTATGCTTCAAATTGCAGAAAAAATCTTAAGAAAAAATCCAAAATATGTTAGTATTTTAGCACCTTTTGTTACTTGTATATTAACAATTCTTTGTGGAACAGGTCATGTTTGCTATACTGTTTTACCAATTATATATGATGTTGCTATAAAAAATGGAATTCGCCCAGAAAGACCTATGGCTGCAAGTTCTGTTGGTGCACAAATGGGAATTATAGCAAGCCCTGTATCAGTGGCAGTTGTTACTTTAACTGCATTTTTATTAGTTTCAAAAACACAATTAACAAATTTTGATGGCTATTTAGATCTTTTAAAAATTACTATACCATCAACTTTATTTGGTGTTTTGGCAATTGGAATTTTTAGTTGGTTTAGAGGAAAAGATTTAGATAAAGACCCTGTTTTTCAAGAAAAAATTAAAAATCCTGAGTTTAAAAAATATGTTTATGGTGATGAGGGAAATGTATCTTTACTTGGAGTAAAATTAGAGTCTAAAAAATGGCTTGCTATGTGGATATTCTTAGGAGTTATAGCTGTTGTTGCTCTACTTGGGTATTTTAATGAACTTCGTCCTAGTTTTCCATCAAAATCTGATGCAAAAATAGTTCAAATAGTTAAAGACGATACAATTTTAGAAAAAATTGATGTAAAAAATGGAAGTTTAACAGCAAATTTAAGCTCAGAATATAAAGAAATTATAAATAATGGAAAAACAAAGACCAATCTTGATTATTCAAAAGTTGTAATAACAAAAGTAGAAAAAGATAATTCAGAAAAAACAATTACTATAACAAAAGATGGAAATGATGTCATAGTTGGTGATAAAATTTATAATGATGCTAAAATTGTAGTCTTAAGCTCCATAACAAAATATAAAGCTTTAAAAATGACAGAAACAATCCAACTTTTTATGCTTTTAGCGGGTGCTTTAATAATTATATTTACTAAAACAAATGCAAATGAGATTTCTAAAAATGAGATTTTCCGTTCAGGTATGATAGCTTTAGTTGCTGTTTTTGGAATTTCATGGATGGCAGAAACTATGTTTGGTGTTCATATTCCAATGATTAAAGAGGTTCTTGGAAGTGTTGTAAATGACTACCCATGGACATATGCTGTAATGCTTCTTTTAATATCAAAATTTGTTAACTCTCAAGCAGCAGCTTTAACAGCATTTGTTCCATTAGCTTTAGGAATTGGTGTTCATCCAGGTGTAATTGTAGCTTTTGCTCCAGCTTGCTATGGTTACTATATCCTTCCAACATATCCAAGTGATTTGGCAGCTATTCAGTTTGATAGAAGTGGAACAACGCATATAGGAAAATATGTTATTAACCATAGTTTTATACTTCCAGGTTTAATAGGTGTATCTAGCTCTTGTGTTGTTGGATATATATTGGCAGGTTTATTTGGATATTTAGCTTAA